One window of the Streptomyces sp. ITFR-21 genome contains the following:
- a CDS encoding SPOR domain-containing protein: MAELMWVLIRQDAGANRYRVGRYATRAEAERVADALGGRLGGARVYLIERVPAPRAASA; this comes from the coding sequence ATGGCCGAGCTGATGTGGGTGCTGATCCGGCAGGACGCCGGCGCCAACCGCTACCGGGTGGGCCGCTACGCCACCCGGGCGGAGGCCGAACGGGTGGCGGACGCGCTCGGCGGGCGGCTCGGCGGCGCCCGGGTGTACCTGATCGAGCGGGTCCCGGCGCCGCGGGCGGCCTCCGCATGA
- a CDS encoding RpiB/LacA/LacB family sugar-phosphate isomerase: protein MRIAVSSDLDEPVARQAVDELRRRGHTVLAYGALRPGDRRDWAWSAEAAARAVAEGAADQAVVCCWTGTGASIAANKVPGVRAALCADAYTANGARTWNDANALALSLRTLSGPLLGEILDAWFAGSPSQAADDRENVAHLGALEEEGSS from the coding sequence ATGCGCATCGCCGTTTCCTCGGACCTGGACGAGCCCGTGGCCCGACAAGCCGTCGACGAACTCAGGCGGCGCGGGCACACCGTGCTGGCCTACGGGGCGCTGCGCCCCGGAGACCGCAGGGACTGGGCCTGGAGCGCGGAGGCCGCCGCCCGCGCGGTCGCCGAGGGCGCAGCCGACCAGGCCGTGGTCTGCTGCTGGACCGGGACCGGGGCGTCCATCGCGGCCAACAAGGTCCCGGGCGTGCGCGCCGCGCTGTGCGCCGACGCGTACACCGCGAACGGGGCGCGCACCTGGAACGACGCGAACGCGCTGGCGCTGAGCCTGCGCACGCTGTCCGGGCCGCTGCTCGGCGAGATCCTCGACGCCTGGTTCGCCGGCTCGCCCAGCCAGGCGGCGGACGACCGGGAGAACGTGGCCCATCTGGGCGCGCTGGAAGAAGAGGGCTCGTCCTGA
- a CDS encoding GntR family transcriptional regulator, whose protein sequence is MAFGEQPAYLRVAGDLRRKILDGTLPPHARLPSQARIRTEYGVSDTVALEARKVLMAEGFVEGRSGSGTYVRERPRQRRIIRSGYRPAGTPTVYRQEQADEASEGSWESRTVQEAASPEIAERLGIAPGDRVMRTQYLLRTGGEPAMISTSWEPLALTARTPVLLPEEGPVGGQGVVPRMAAIDIVVDHMAEEVAARPGLAEETAALGGVPGHTVIEIRRTYYASGRPVETADVVIPAERYRAVYHLPVR, encoded by the coding sequence GTGGCCTTCGGTGAGCAGCCCGCCTACCTTCGTGTGGCGGGGGACCTGCGGCGGAAGATCCTCGACGGAACCCTGCCGCCGCACGCCCGGCTGCCCTCGCAGGCCCGCATCCGGACCGAGTACGGCGTCTCGGACACGGTGGCCCTCGAGGCCCGCAAGGTCCTGATGGCCGAGGGCTTCGTGGAGGGCCGCTCGGGCTCCGGTACGTACGTGCGCGAGCGCCCCCGGCAGCGGCGGATCATCCGCAGCGGCTACCGGCCGGCCGGCACGCCCACCGTCTACCGGCAGGAGCAGGCCGACGAGGCCAGCGAGGGCAGTTGGGAGTCCCGGACCGTGCAGGAGGCCGCGTCGCCGGAGATCGCCGAGCGGCTCGGCATCGCCCCCGGCGACCGGGTGATGCGCACCCAGTACCTGCTGCGGACCGGCGGTGAGCCGGCGATGATCTCCACCTCCTGGGAGCCGCTGGCGCTCACCGCCCGCACCCCGGTGCTGCTGCCGGAGGAGGGACCGGTCGGTGGGCAGGGCGTGGTCCCCCGGATGGCGGCGATCGACATCGTGGTGGACCACATGGCCGAGGAGGTCGCCGCGCGTCCCGGACTCGCCGAGGAGACGGCGGCGCTCGGCGGCGTGCCGGGGCACACCGTGATCGAGATCCGGCGCACGTACTACGCCTCCGGGCGGCCGGTGGAGACCGCGGACGTGGTGATCCCGGCCGAGCGCTACCGTGCGGTCTACCATCTGCCGGTCCGGTAA
- a CDS encoding (deoxy)nucleoside triphosphate pyrophosphohydrolase codes for MTAGVVVGGALLHGGRLLAARRTAPAELAGRWELPGGKVERGETPAQALVRELREELGVAVLPLERVPGEWALPSGHILHVWTASLVQGAPRALQDHDLLRWVTADEARGLDWLEPDRPAVAWAARRL; via the coding sequence ATGACCGCCGGGGTCGTCGTCGGCGGGGCGCTGCTGCACGGCGGGCGGCTGCTCGCCGCGCGCCGCACCGCCCCCGCGGAGCTGGCCGGCCGCTGGGAACTGCCCGGCGGCAAGGTGGAGCGGGGCGAGACCCCGGCCCAGGCGCTGGTGCGCGAGCTCCGGGAGGAGCTGGGGGTGGCGGTGCTGCCGCTGGAGCGGGTGCCGGGGGAGTGGGCGCTGCCCTCGGGCCACATCCTGCACGTGTGGACCGCCTCCCTCGTCCAGGGCGCCCCGCGGGCTCTCCAGGACCACGACCTGCTCCGCTGGGTCACCGCCGACGAGGCCCGCGGGCTCGACTGGCTCGAACCGGACCGCCCCGCCGTCGCCTGGGCCGCCCGGCGCCTCTGA
- the dhaK gene encoding dihydroxyacetone kinase subunit DhaK → MKKFVNDPKNYVPEMLQGLVLANPGTLRYVPEYNLIMRADAPQANKVSIVQGSGSGHEPAHVMSVGKGMLDAACPGDVFSAPPADYVYETVKLVASPKGVLLLVNNYTGDRMAFEMAEELSQAEGVSVRTLFIDDDVSVQDSTYTVGRRGVAGNFFVMKATGAAAERGADLDEVHRIGEKVNSVTRTMGMALTACTPPAKGSPLFDLPGDEVEMGVGIHGEPGRRREKLQPADALVRELVTAVVEDLPYAQGDDVALMVNGLGGTPIGELYLVYGLAHRQLADRGIEVRRSYVGEYCTSLDMAGASITLVRLDDEISQLLADPAEIPVRVF, encoded by the coding sequence ATGAAGAAGTTCGTCAACGACCCCAAGAACTACGTCCCGGAGATGCTCCAGGGACTGGTGCTGGCCAACCCCGGCACTCTCCGCTACGTCCCCGAGTACAACCTGATCATGCGCGCGGACGCCCCGCAGGCGAACAAGGTCTCCATCGTCCAGGGCAGCGGCTCCGGCCACGAGCCCGCGCACGTCATGAGCGTGGGCAAGGGCATGCTCGACGCCGCCTGCCCCGGTGACGTCTTCTCCGCCCCGCCGGCCGACTACGTCTACGAGACGGTGAAGCTGGTCGCCTCACCCAAGGGCGTGCTGCTGCTGGTGAACAACTACACCGGTGACCGGATGGCCTTCGAGATGGCCGAGGAGCTCTCGCAGGCCGAGGGGGTGTCGGTCCGTACGCTGTTCATCGACGACGACGTGTCCGTGCAGGACTCGACCTACACGGTCGGGCGCCGCGGGGTGGCCGGCAACTTCTTCGTGATGAAGGCGACCGGCGCGGCGGCCGAACGCGGCGCCGACCTCGACGAGGTGCACCGGATCGGCGAGAAGGTCAACTCCGTGACCCGGACCATGGGCATGGCCCTCACCGCGTGCACGCCGCCCGCGAAGGGCTCCCCGCTGTTCGACCTGCCTGGCGACGAGGTCGAGATGGGTGTCGGCATCCACGGCGAGCCGGGCCGCCGCCGCGAGAAGCTCCAGCCGGCGGACGCGCTGGTACGGGAACTGGTCACCGCGGTCGTGGAGGACCTGCCGTACGCCCAGGGCGACGACGTCGCCCTGATGGTCAACGGCCTGGGCGGTACCCCGATCGGCGAGCTGTACCTGGTGTACGGGCTGGCCCACCGGCAGCTGGCCGACCGCGGCATCGAGGTCCGGCGCAGTTACGTGGGCGAGTACTGCACCTCGCTCGACATGGCCGGCGCGTCCATCACGCTGGTCCGGCTGGACGACGAGATCTCCCAGCTGCTCGCCGACCCGGCGGAGATCCCCGTCCGGGTGTTCTGA
- a CDS encoding SpoIIE family protein phosphatase, with protein sequence MGGEPEWQVGEPRRGTLLDTLRVAVVMLDTGGRVLLWSPLAEEVLGWSGEHIVGRRVGGLLGPDGRAPQRILAELLRGGRWNGILSPRHRDGHDVQVETWASLLVDGDGRLFVLASMVETSSLRTLEHDLAALDSLFDSSPLGVAVFDRELRYVRVNEALADMNGLTVEEHLGHTAAEVLDPTAAVRLTELQRDVLATGRPVIDMVAPAPRGRGHRSVSYHRLVDRAGRVLGISATVIDVTERVEAAAKAEHARRRLALLDEVGSRIADVLDVRRAAEALAEAVVPAFGDYSGVILHAGVADGGDLPDVPYSENTPMRQMGVGAVRWSAAAHRMLRPGSLVGFNADSVFGTVLTTGRPAVVTSEDDVQATTYPGDPKVRAALELGLSAMLVLPLRARGVVLGLLVVARGGRRGPFDQDDMALGMELADRAGTALDNARLYVREREGALMLQRSLLPQLLPEPPGVAIAFRYVPAGSGAEIGGDWFDVIPLAGGRIAFVVGDVMGHGLGAAATMGRLRTAVRTLAGLDMPPDELLRRINDLGDDLAQSQSDGWMATAVYAVYDPTAHRCVVAQAGHLPPVLVRPQSATEDCQAQLLDLPTGVPLGVGGHRFRTTELDVPDGSVLVLYTDGLIEARGQDIGTGLERLRRTLCRPVDSLEDACDELLAAMDPGREPDDVALLMARLGGLPAGSTAAWTFPAEAGAVRLARRRVRDTLVEWGLAPLSDVTVLLVSELVTNSLRYARGPIGVRIVRGSSLLVEVSDPMPDPPRERVAADDDEGGRGLQLVAGASRRWGTRHGTPGKTVWFELALP encoded by the coding sequence ATGGGCGGCGAACCCGAGTGGCAGGTGGGGGAGCCGCGCCGCGGGACGCTGCTGGACACCCTCCGGGTCGCGGTGGTGATGCTCGACACCGGCGGGCGCGTCCTGCTGTGGAGTCCGCTGGCCGAGGAGGTCCTAGGCTGGTCCGGGGAGCACATCGTGGGGCGCCGGGTCGGCGGCCTCCTGGGGCCGGACGGCCGGGCGCCGCAGCGGATACTGGCCGAGCTGCTGCGCGGCGGCCGGTGGAACGGCATCCTGTCGCCGCGGCACCGCGACGGGCACGACGTCCAGGTGGAGACCTGGGCCAGCCTGCTGGTGGACGGCGACGGCCGCCTGTTCGTACTGGCGTCGATGGTCGAGACCAGCAGCCTCCGTACGCTGGAGCACGACCTCGCCGCGCTGGACTCGCTCTTCGACTCCTCCCCGCTGGGCGTGGCCGTCTTCGACCGCGAGCTGCGCTACGTCCGGGTCAACGAGGCCCTCGCCGACATGAACGGCCTGACCGTCGAGGAGCACCTCGGCCACACCGCCGCCGAGGTGCTGGACCCCACGGCCGCGGTACGGCTCACCGAGCTCCAGCGCGACGTACTGGCCACCGGGCGCCCGGTGATCGACATGGTGGCCCCGGCGCCGCGCGGCCGGGGCCATCGCTCGGTGTCGTACCACCGGCTGGTGGACCGGGCGGGCCGGGTGCTGGGCATCAGCGCCACCGTGATCGACGTGACCGAACGGGTGGAGGCCGCCGCCAAGGCCGAGCACGCCCGGCGCCGGCTGGCGCTGCTGGACGAGGTGGGCTCGCGGATCGCCGACGTGCTGGACGTGCGCCGGGCCGCCGAAGCCCTCGCCGAGGCGGTCGTCCCCGCGTTCGGCGACTACTCGGGGGTGATCCTGCACGCCGGGGTCGCCGACGGCGGCGACCTGCCCGACGTGCCGTACAGCGAGAACACCCCGATGCGGCAGATGGGTGTGGGCGCGGTGCGGTGGAGCGCGGCGGCCCACCGGATGCTGCGGCCCGGCAGCCTGGTCGGCTTCAACGCCGACTCGGTGTTCGGCACCGTGCTGACCACCGGCCGCCCGGCGGTGGTCACCTCGGAGGACGACGTGCAGGCCACCACGTACCCCGGGGATCCCAAGGTGCGGGCCGCCCTGGAGCTGGGCCTGTCCGCGATGCTGGTGCTGCCGCTGCGGGCCCGCGGGGTGGTGCTGGGACTGCTGGTGGTGGCCCGCGGCGGGCGGCGGGGGCCCTTCGACCAGGACGACATGGCACTGGGCATGGAGCTGGCCGACCGGGCCGGCACCGCGCTGGACAACGCCCGGCTGTACGTCCGCGAGCGGGAGGGCGCCCTGATGCTGCAGCGCAGCCTGCTGCCGCAGCTGCTGCCGGAACCGCCGGGTGTGGCCATCGCCTTCCGCTACGTGCCGGCCGGCAGCGGCGCCGAGATCGGCGGCGACTGGTTCGACGTGATCCCGCTGGCCGGCGGCCGGATCGCCTTCGTCGTCGGCGACGTGATGGGCCACGGCCTCGGCGCCGCCGCCACCATGGGCCGACTCCGGACGGCGGTACGCACCCTCGCCGGTCTCGACATGCCGCCCGACGAGCTGCTGCGCCGGATCAACGACCTCGGCGACGACCTCGCGCAGAGCCAGTCCGACGGCTGGATGGCCACCGCGGTCTACGCCGTGTACGACCCCACCGCCCACCGCTGCGTGGTCGCCCAGGCCGGGCACCTGCCGCCGGTGCTGGTACGGCCGCAGAGCGCCACCGAGGACTGCCAGGCCCAGCTGCTCGACCTGCCCACCGGGGTGCCGCTGGGCGTCGGCGGACACCGCTTCCGGACCACCGAGCTGGACGTACCCGACGGCTCCGTCCTGGTGCTCTACACCGACGGGCTGATCGAGGCCCGCGGACAGGACATCGGTACCGGCCTGGAACGGCTCCGCCGGACGCTGTGCCGCCCGGTGGACTCCCTGGAGGACGCCTGCGACGAACTGCTCGCCGCCATGGACCCGGGCCGCGAGCCGGACGACGTGGCGCTGCTGATGGCCAGACTCGGCGGGCTGCCGGCCGGCTCCACCGCGGCCTGGACCTTCCCCGCCGAGGCGGGCGCGGTACGACTGGCGCGCCGCCGGGTCCGTGACACCCTGGTGGAGTGGGGTCTGGCCCCGCTGTCGGATGTCACGGTACTGCTGGTCAGCGAGCTGGTCACCAACTCGCTGCGGTACGCGCGCGGCCCGATCGGGGTCCGGATCGTACGGGGTTCCTCGCTGCTGGTGGAGGTCTCCGACCCGATGCCGGACCCGCCGCGCGAGCGGGTGGCAGCCGATGACGACGAGGGCGGCCGGGGCCTGCAACTGGTGGCCGGTGCGTCGCGGCGGTGGGGGACGCGGCACGGGACACCCGGCAAGACGGTCTGGTTCGAACTGGCGCTCCCGTGA
- a CDS encoding DUF4190 domain-containing protein encodes MDIPPPPPPPPSPDGGPPPGPPPAPPYGGPPGYPRQGPYGSQPPFYGQGPGTPPGYPGGPYGAPGPYGYPAPQQGWYVERTTNGLAIASLITALTCIPLLGLVLGVIGLRQIKRRGERGTGLAVAGIVISGLVALSMAAGVALAAAGGFKEGNTPVSDLVAGQCFNTVHSRLSDYGGEGHLSTAVDVVPCGRAHDAEAYKVFPLDSGPDGGYPGADRIADTASERCAGFAADYLRDAPLGDGIEIYYFMPPEAGWDRGDHDVTCFFGSESGRVTGSVADQGDGTGFGV; translated from the coding sequence GTGGACATACCTCCGCCGCCTCCGCCGCCGCCCTCCCCGGACGGCGGTCCGCCGCCCGGCCCGCCGCCCGCGCCGCCGTACGGCGGCCCGCCCGGGTATCCGCGGCAGGGCCCCTACGGTTCGCAGCCGCCGTTCTACGGCCAGGGGCCCGGCACGCCGCCCGGGTACCCGGGCGGCCCCTACGGCGCCCCGGGCCCGTACGGATACCCGGCGCCGCAGCAGGGCTGGTACGTCGAGCGGACGACCAACGGGCTCGCCATCGCCTCGCTGATCACCGCGCTGACCTGCATCCCGCTGCTCGGCCTGGTCCTCGGCGTCATCGGGCTGCGGCAGATCAAGCGCCGCGGCGAGCGCGGTACGGGGCTGGCCGTCGCGGGCATCGTGATCTCCGGGCTGGTGGCACTGTCGATGGCCGCCGGTGTCGCCCTCGCGGCGGCGGGCGGTTTCAAGGAGGGCAACACCCCCGTTTCCGACCTCGTCGCCGGGCAGTGCTTCAACACCGTGCACAGCAGGCTGTCCGACTACGGCGGCGAGGGCCACCTGTCGACCGCCGTGGACGTGGTGCCCTGCGGCCGGGCGCACGACGCGGAGGCGTACAAGGTCTTCCCGCTCGACAGCGGCCCGGACGGCGGCTACCCGGGCGCGGACCGGATCGCGGACACCGCGAGCGAGCGGTGCGCCGGCTTCGCCGCCGACTACCTGCGCGACGCCCCGCTCGGCGACGGCATCGAGATCTACTACTTCATGCCGCCCGAGGCCGGCTGGGACCGCGGTGACCACGACGTGACCTGCTTCTTCGGCAGCGAGTCGGGCAGGGTCACCGGCTCGGTGGCGGACCAGGGCGACGGAACCGGCTTCGGGGTCTGA
- the dhaL gene encoding dihydroxyacetone kinase subunit DhaL, translated as MSSPSTTAGDLEFVVRTIARTAVDNEKEFGELDAVAGDGDFGYSLARGFEIVLADWDTLDRSSPSEFLKKVALVISKRVGGTSGPLWGTAFLRAATAVRDRTELTGQDTVAMLRAAAEGIRVRGNSDVGDKTLLDALVPMTDALERRLRAGDEAADPAGLAALAATAARSAADATTPMQAMRGRQSYTGERSIGSPDPGAVAVAVMAERVADEWPDRG; from the coding sequence ATGTCATCACCATCGACAACCGCCGGTGATCTCGAGTTCGTCGTCCGGACGATCGCCAGGACCGCCGTCGACAACGAGAAGGAATTCGGCGAGCTGGACGCCGTAGCCGGCGACGGGGACTTCGGGTACTCCCTCGCCCGCGGCTTCGAGATCGTCCTCGCCGACTGGGACACCCTCGACCGCAGCTCGCCGTCGGAGTTCCTGAAGAAGGTCGCGCTGGTGATCTCCAAGCGGGTGGGCGGGACCTCGGGACCGCTGTGGGGGACCGCGTTCCTGCGGGCCGCGACGGCCGTCAGGGACCGGACCGAGCTGACCGGCCAGGACACGGTCGCGATGCTGCGCGCGGCGGCCGAGGGGATCAGGGTCCGGGGCAACTCCGACGTCGGCGACAAGACGCTGCTGGACGCGCTGGTCCCGATGACCGACGCGCTGGAGCGGCGGCTGCGGGCCGGTGACGAGGCTGCCGATCCGGCGGGTCTCGCGGCGCTCGCCGCCACCGCGGCCAGGTCCGCGGCCGACGCGACCACCCCCATGCAGGCCATGCGCGGCCGCCAGAGCTACACCGGCGAACGCAGTATCGGCTCGCCGGACCCGGGCGCGGTGGCGGTGGCGGTGATGGCCGAACGCGTCGCCGACGAGTGGCCGGACCGCGGCTGA
- a CDS encoding MFS transporter encodes MALALLALSPFLVLTTAVSLFQPTLMRDLGATRFELQLTAGLSNASYAFGAVVVADLTLRLARRHVYLVCEAGFVLSAVLALTARSLGPFMAGVLLQGLFTGMLLVAALPPLVVTHGVERVPTTAAVISLGLFGMVTAGPVVGGLVGSFGGWRLLFTSLGVLAVAGFAVGTLTFEGNEPPARRAGFDWLAIPLAFGATMLPFFGVSWLSRGSFSDPEFIVPVVVGVGIGVALVVGQFRKAAPLMPMRPISNTLPVSGTANAMMVGASFTTLLELAEIYLLQVAHYSPVRTGLLIAPQILGVVVSAALFRRVVTTRWTPVLALSGLAGVAVGAAVLLAVSPSNASPVVAVAALFLGYGAGAGVAPGLFLAGFSVPSTQLGPTFALVELLRSEAAFLVGPVLLHLAMTRSTLEHGFHLCVVIMLVVTVVVGVLLVGLFLAGGARLAPPDLEPWLAGTSTGYHSPALGARFRKAT; translated from the coding sequence GTGGCACTGGCGCTGCTGGCGCTGAGCCCCTTCCTGGTCCTCACCACGGCCGTCTCGCTCTTCCAGCCGACCCTGATGCGGGACCTGGGCGCCACCCGGTTCGAGCTGCAGCTGACCGCCGGGCTGTCCAACGCCTCGTACGCCTTCGGGGCGGTCGTGGTGGCCGACCTGACGCTGCGGCTGGCGCGGCGGCACGTCTACCTCGTCTGCGAGGCGGGCTTCGTGCTCAGCGCCGTGCTGGCGCTGACCGCCCGGAGCCTCGGGCCGTTCATGGCCGGCGTGCTGCTCCAGGGCCTGTTCACCGGCATGCTGCTGGTCGCCGCGCTGCCGCCGCTGGTCGTCACGCACGGCGTCGAACGGGTCCCGACCACCGCCGCCGTCATCAGCCTCGGCCTGTTCGGCATGGTGACCGCCGGGCCGGTGGTGGGCGGCCTGGTCGGCAGCTTCGGCGGCTGGCGGCTACTGTTCACCTCGCTCGGCGTGCTCGCGGTGGCCGGTTTCGCCGTCGGCACCCTGACCTTCGAGGGCAACGAGCCCCCGGCCCGCCGCGCGGGCTTCGACTGGCTGGCCATCCCGCTCGCCTTCGGGGCCACCATGCTGCCGTTCTTCGGCGTCTCCTGGCTGTCGCGCGGCTCGTTCAGCGACCCCGAGTTCATCGTGCCGGTCGTCGTCGGCGTAGGGATCGGCGTCGCCCTGGTGGTGGGCCAGTTCCGCAAGGCCGCGCCGCTGATGCCGATGCGGCCGATCAGCAACACGCTGCCGGTCAGTGGGACCGCCAACGCGATGATGGTCGGCGCCTCCTTCACCACGCTGCTGGAGCTGGCCGAAATCTACCTGCTCCAGGTGGCGCACTACTCCCCGGTACGGACCGGGCTGCTCATCGCCCCGCAGATCCTGGGGGTGGTCGTCTCGGCCGCGCTGTTCCGCCGGGTGGTGACGACCCGTTGGACGCCGGTGCTGGCGCTGTCGGGGCTGGCCGGTGTGGCGGTGGGCGCGGCGGTGCTGCTGGCCGTCAGCCCGTCCAACGCCTCCCCCGTCGTCGCCGTCGCCGCGCTCTTCCTGGGGTACGGGGCGGGCGCGGGGGTGGCGCCGGGGCTGTTCCTGGCCGGTTTCTCGGTGCCCTCGACCCAGCTCGGCCCGACCTTCGCCCTGGTCGAGCTGCTGCGCTCGGAGGCGGCGTTCCTGGTGGGGCCGGTGCTGCTGCACCTGGCGATGACCCGGTCCACGCTGGAGCACGGCTTCCATCTGTGCGTGGTGATCATGCTGGTGGTCACGGTGGTCGTCGGGGTGCTGCTGGTCGGGCTCTTCCTGGCGGGCGGCGCGCGCCTGGCACCGCCCGACCTGGAGCCCTGGCTGGCCGGCACGTCCACCGGCTACCACTCGCCGGCGCTGGGGGCCAGGTTCCGCAAGGCCACCTGA
- a CDS encoding HAD-IA family hydrolase: MPALVFDCDGVLADTERYGHLPAFNRTFEEFGLPVRWSDCEYAQKVRVGGGKERMRTLLTPEFVAEAGLPADPAALDGQVARWHRRKTEIYTGIIAGGAVPPRPGVRRIAAEALAAGWSLAVASTSAEPAVRSVLELAAGPELTPHFSVFAGDVVPHKKPAPDVYAYAVARLGVAAADVAVIEDSRNGLLAARGAGLTCAVTTSSYTGQEDFTGAALVVTSLGDPPPDPTAAQVLGDPYGCDPRPYVRLADLAFLLAAATAGPGADAVRGPGRDTTAEPGPAPGRRRSSSAPDSDRRHRRH, encoded by the coding sequence GTGCCCGCCCTCGTCTTCGACTGCGACGGAGTGCTCGCCGACACCGAGCGCTACGGACACCTGCCCGCCTTCAACCGGACCTTCGAGGAGTTCGGCCTGCCGGTGCGCTGGAGCGATTGCGAATACGCGCAGAAGGTGCGGGTGGGCGGCGGCAAGGAACGGATGAGGACGCTGCTGACGCCCGAGTTCGTCGCCGAGGCGGGCCTGCCCGCCGATCCGGCCGCGCTCGACGGGCAGGTCGCCCGCTGGCACCGGCGCAAGACCGAGATCTACACCGGGATCATCGCCGGCGGCGCCGTCCCGCCCCGCCCCGGGGTGCGGCGGATCGCCGCCGAGGCGCTCGCGGCCGGCTGGTCGCTCGCGGTCGCCTCCACCTCCGCCGAGCCGGCCGTCCGCAGCGTGCTCGAACTCGCCGCGGGCCCCGAACTCACCCCGCACTTCTCGGTGTTCGCCGGGGACGTGGTGCCGCACAAGAAGCCGGCACCGGACGTCTACGCGTACGCCGTGGCGCGGCTCGGCGTCGCCGCCGCCGACGTCGCCGTGATCGAGGACAGCCGCAACGGCCTGCTGGCGGCCCGCGGCGCCGGGCTGACGTGCGCGGTCACCACCAGCTCCTACACCGGGCAGGAGGACTTCACCGGGGCGGCGCTGGTCGTGACCTCGCTCGGCGATCCGCCGCCGGATCCGACCGCTGCGCAGGTGCTCGGCGACCCGTACGGCTGCGACCCGCGCCCGTACGTACGGCTGGCGGACCTCGCGTTCCTGCTGGCCGCCGCGACCGCCGGACCGGGGGCGGACGCCGTCCGCGGTCCCGGGCGGGACACCACCGCCGAGCCGGGGCCGGCCCCGGGCCGACGCCGGTCGTCGTCGGCGCCGGACTCCGACCGGCGTCACCGGCGTCACTGA
- a CDS encoding glycoside hydrolase family 18 protein, protein MRRRILGRMAATAATLSVVAVLPALTGGSPALAHDGHRSGGSGHSAPTPAGPAYKSVGYFTQWGVYGRNYQVKNVQTSGTAAKLTHLNYAFANIGADGKCFEANVAGEGDAWADYQRPLDAAGSVDGTADTAEQPLAGNFNQLRELKAKNPKLKVLISIGGWGWSTNFSDAALTPASRKALVASCLDIFIKGNLPLLDGKGGPGSAAGLFDGVDIDWEWPGSSGDVDTVYRPQDKKDFTALAAEFRKQLDAYGRTTHKHYDLTAFLPAAPAKIDAGFEVRKIFTYLDFGTVQGYDFHGPYETTTNQQSALKAPRNTPVPDDFSDTQAVGDWISRGAPSRQLVLGVPFYGQGWTGVPDGGTAGLFQPSTGPAPATWQAGNEDYHALKALAGSGAYTVHRDTKDGFAWLYDGTDFWTYDDPQVIAQKTAYIRQQHLGGAMAWSLDGDTADGELIGAIHAGLNPPPPHHRHR, encoded by the coding sequence ATGCGTCGACGAATTCTCGGCCGGATGGCCGCGACGGCCGCCACCCTCTCGGTGGTCGCCGTCCTCCCCGCCCTCACCGGCGGCAGCCCCGCGCTCGCACACGACGGCCACCGGTCCGGCGGATCCGGGCACTCCGCCCCCACGCCCGCCGGCCCGGCCTACAAGAGCGTCGGTTACTTCACCCAGTGGGGCGTCTACGGCCGCAACTACCAGGTGAAGAACGTCCAGACCTCCGGCACCGCCGCCAAACTCACCCACCTCAACTACGCGTTCGCCAACATCGGCGCCGACGGCAAGTGCTTCGAGGCCAACGTCGCGGGCGAGGGCGACGCATGGGCCGACTACCAGCGCCCGCTGGACGCCGCCGGCTCGGTCGACGGCACCGCCGACACCGCCGAGCAGCCGCTGGCCGGCAACTTCAACCAGCTGCGCGAACTCAAGGCGAAGAATCCCAAGTTGAAGGTGCTGATCTCGATCGGCGGCTGGGGCTGGTCCACCAACTTCTCCGACGCCGCACTGACTCCCGCCTCCCGCAAGGCACTTGTCGCCTCCTGCCTGGACATCTTCATCAAGGGCAATCTGCCGCTGCTCGACGGCAAGGGTGGCCCCGGCTCGGCGGCCGGCCTCTTCGACGGCGTCGACATCGACTGGGAGTGGCCCGGCTCCTCCGGCGACGTGGACACCGTCTACCGGCCCCAGGACAAGAAGGACTTCACCGCGCTGGCCGCGGAGTTCCGCAAGCAGCTCGACGCGTACGGCCGCACCACGCACAAGCACTACGACCTGACCGCCTTCCTGCCCGCCGCCCCGGCCAAGATCGACGCGGGCTTCGAGGTCCGGAAGATCTTCACGTACCTCGACTTCGGCACCGTGCAGGGCTACGACTTCCACGGCCCGTACGAGACCACCACCAACCAGCAGTCCGCGCTGAAGGCACCGAGGAACACCCCGGTGCCGGACGACTTCAGCGACACCCAGGCGGTCGGCGACTGGATCAGCCGCGGCGCCCCGTCCCGGCAGCTGGTCCTCGGCGTGCCGTTCTACGGGCAGGGCTGGACCGGCGTCCCCGACGGCGGCACGGCCGGCCTCTTCCAGCCCTCCACCGGGCCGGCCCCGGCCACCTGGCAGGCCGGCAACGAGGACTACCACGCGCTCAAGGCGCTCGCCGGGTCGGGCGCGTACACCGTCCACCGCGACACCAAGGACGGCTTCGCCTGGCTCTACGACGGCACCGACTTCTGGACCTACGACGACCCGCAGGTCATCGCCCAGAAGACGGCGTACATCCGGCAGCAGCACCTGGGCGGCGCCATGGCCTGGTCGCTGGACGGCGACACCGCCGACGGTGAGCTGATCGGCGCGATCCACGCCGGCCTCAACCCGCCGCCCCCGCACCACCGCCACCGCTGA